A genomic segment from Oncorhynchus clarkii lewisi isolate Uvic-CL-2024 chromosome 14, UVic_Ocla_1.0, whole genome shotgun sequence encodes:
- the LOC139365915 gene encoding cell adhesion molecule DSCAM-like, giving the protein MDSYISCCWLVLYLFFGGGSTVTIQGYVGDVVTLTCKYDARHYGTLSVCWGRGHIPNSGCGNEVLRTEGVKVTHRASVRYNLQGDLRAGDVSLTITQAQVKDSGLYGCRVDIPGWFNDQKHHLALVIKPAPETTPEPWIPRESTTVGYPKAPETTPEPWISRESTTVGYPKEQTTTMQTTMGLSVPPDPPRVAIREISARSISVWWSAGFDGNTPITGFHLECKSQSDSWVDGVRGSNILPWKRETAVNDLRPFHTYNIRMFTKNDMGLSKPSNELTITTKEAAPDGPPQDVKLEALSSHSIRVTWRAPELSLQNGLIRGYQLRYGEYSPQERLPVRVVHLMDGSESFTMNNLQEATKYSVTLHTINRAGLGPSSQELVCSTLTNDDQQHMTTTQATTALQTEHSTSTIGTTTSSTETWLLVTDSPTQGQRVDDFSTTRALSNSTTDPALSKKLGTEEQSGHLVAILVPVLVLGLLVVMAIIWQFRRTTLKKGNWKILWKNNDFLSFGDSEPAL; this is encoded by the exons ATGGACTCATACATCTCCTGTTGCTGGCTAGTGCTCTACCTTTTCTTTG GTGGTGGTTCTACAGTAACCATCCAAGGCTATGTCGGTGACGTTGTGACCCTAACATGTAAGTATGACGCCCGGCATTATGGTACGCTCTCTGTCTGCTGGGGTCGTGGTCACATCCCCAACAGCGGCTGTGGCAATGAGGTCCTCAGGACGGAGGGAGTCAAAGTGACCCACAGGGCTTCGGTCCGGTACAATCTCCAGGGTGATCTGAGGGCAGGGGATGTCTCTCTGACCATCACCCAAGCACAGGTGAAGGATTCTGGGTTATATGGCTGCCGTGTGGATATACCTGGATGGTTCAATGACCAGAAACACCATCTGGCACTCGTCATCAAGCCCG CTCCTGAAACAACACCTGAACCGTGGATCCCTAGAGAGAGCACAACAGTTGGCTACCCTAAAG CTCCCGAAACAACCCCTGAACCGTGGATATCTAGAGAGAGCACAACAGTTGGCTACCCTAAAG AGCAAACCACAACAATGCAGACAACAATGGGTTTGTCAG TACCTCCAGACCCTCCCAGAGTGGCAATCCGAGAAATATCAGCTAGGTCCATCTCTGTATGGTGGAGTGCTGGCTTCGATGGAAACACCCCCATCACAGGTTTCCACCTGGAATGCAAGAGCCAATCGG ACTCCTGGGTAGATGGAGTACGAGGCAGCAATATTCTGCCTTGGAAGAGAGAGACCGCTGTCAATGACCTGCGACCCTTTCACACCTACAACATCCGCATGTTCACCAAGAACGACATGGGCTTGAGTAAACCCAGCAACGAGCTCACCATCACCACTAAGGAAGCAG CCCCTGATGGTCCCCCACAGGATGTGAAGCTTGAAGCCCTTTCCTCCCACAGCATCAGAGTCACATGGAGG GCCCCTGAGTTGTCCCTCCAGAACGGGCTGATCCGGGGCTACCAGCTCCGCTACGGTGAGTACAGTCCCCAAGAACGGCTTCCTGTCAGGGTGGTGCATCTGATGGACGGATCAGAGAGCTTCACCATGAACAACCTGCAGGAGGCGACAAAGTACAGTGTGACGCTGCACACCATCAACAGAGCAGGCCTGGGGCCGTCTTCACAGGAGCTTGTCTGCTCCACTCTGACTAATG ATGATCAGCAGCATATGACAACAACTCAAGCAACAACAGCACTTCAGACAG AACATTCAACCTCAACCAttgggacaacaacctcttcaaCTGAGACATGGCTGCTTGTCACTGACAGTCCCACTCAAG GTCAGAGGGTAGACGACTTCTCAACTACTAGAGCACTAAGTAACTCTACGACTGACCCAGCATTGAGTAAAAAA CTGGGTACTGAGGAACAGAGCGGTCATCTTGTTGCCATCCTAGTGCCAGTGCTGGTGCTGGGGCTGCTTGTTGTCATGGCGATCATATGGCAATTTAGGC GTACCACATTGAAAAAAGGCAACTGGAAAAT atTATGGAAGAACAACGACTTTCTGTCCTTCGGGGACTCCGAGCCAGCACTGTAG